A region of Allocoleopsis franciscana PCC 7113 DNA encodes the following proteins:
- a CDS encoding CHAT domain-containing protein, whose translation MLPTLPSVQAQPITPAVDSTNTIVTPNGNQINISGGTSSGDGSNLFHSFEQFGLDAGQVANFMSNPQIRNILGRVVGGNPSLINGLIQVSGGNSNLFLMNPAGIVFGASASLNVPASFTATTATGIGLGGNHWFNAFGNNDYPNLVGTPSQFAFDLSQPGSVINAGNLAVSPGQNLMLLGGSVLNTGTVSAPGGTITLAAVPGENLVRISQPGHVLSIEIESKTAGGQTIAFNPVNLPTLLTGTIGSGGVPSSAVPTEAGTIMVSGTLDASNSTGGKIGGNVNVLGTNVNLVEANINASGSDGGGTVLIGGDYRGLGTVPNAEFTDVDSNTTLQANALTQGDGGKVVVWGNNTTTFQGQITAQGGAFGGNGGFAEVSGAQTLKYQGVTNLLAPNGQTGNLLLDPETFIIANVGGDITPEGVAAALTTANVTFDATNFLTVSDAINSTSGFNLTLDAPTINLNAPITLGGQLLGTANNTTVNVGLAGRIQNGIDVATSGANVNLAPGTFTESVTINKSLTLTGAGAGNTTVSGNNTFRVFNISAANVTLDGLTITNGRADSGGGILYTGTGTLNITNSIITGNQAIGANGANGSNVGAGGGGGGGAGLGGGLFINGNGTVTVTNSTFAGNQAIGGNGGQGFPNNGVFDGTGGNGGGANPGIGGTPGNPGGAGGFASGGGGGGGSDEVGGAGGAGGFGGGAGGGGGRTGGFSGNPSNPPGFGGGTGGQGQFSAAGGGGGGAGFGGAIFVNSGSLSVNNSTFVNNSSAGGVGGTGGFGGDGGAGQGTGGAIFVNTGNATLTNNTLSGNTASHSGGGIYNLNGTTSLNHLTIANNTATLGNGGGLVNNGGTVNVRNTLIANNNHPTSPDVFGLFTDLGNNLIGNSAGSTSFTTSTLVGTTTNPINPLLAPLQNNGGATQTHGLLPGSPALNAGATVTGVTTDQRGVSRTGIGDPVPDIGAYEAIRVLFGNPTYSINTNATQAAIAVQVDRTPAIGTGGNINVNYNTADGTAISGTDYSTTTGTLTFTNSVTRQTFNVPILSTARNNRTVNLSLTNPKNAVLGSPNSALLTLLQPLPLPSPSPSPIPSPSPTPSPSPTPTTVNPVDLTLPQKPLEPAPIQNNNSQPLERAVESIDQSSSTDFEQYLGVGETPGISLVQARNLLRGIESSTGVKPAVIYAIFVPESVTPSPASSQGLEEDSAELLLLRSLKPSPRDRLELILISGTGKPIRKSVNITRAEVIAMAEKFRFTVTNARDALGYLTPARKMYQWLMAPLEADIEQRGIKNLTYITDSGLRTIPLAALHDGKGFIVERYSIGLMPSLSLTDTRYGDIHSSEVLAMGASEFKDNKPLPAVPVELSVITQAWQGLSFLNQGFTLENLKSQRAKTPFGIIHLATHAEFLPGKPANSYIQLQDQKLAPLQLKSVGWANPPVELLVLSACRTAVGDEEVELGFAGLAIQAGVKSALASLWYVNDEATLGLMSEFYQQLKTAPIKAEALRKVQLAMISGKVHIQNQQLLTSEGEFPLPTELRGTGDRGFSHPYYWSGFTMIGNPW comes from the coding sequence GTGCTTCCGACTCTTCCATCTGTCCAGGCACAACCCATTACACCGGCTGTTGACAGTACCAATACTATCGTCACTCCCAACGGCAACCAAATTAACATTTCAGGTGGTACCTCTTCGGGAGACGGTAGTAATCTTTTTCATAGTTTTGAGCAATTTGGCCTGGATGCCGGTCAAGTTGCCAACTTCATGTCTAATCCCCAGATTCGCAATATCTTAGGTCGCGTTGTTGGGGGTAATCCCTCCTTGATTAACGGACTCATTCAGGTGAGTGGAGGCAACTCCAACTTATTTTTAATGAATCCTGCCGGGATAGTTTTTGGTGCTTCGGCTAGCTTAAATGTTCCTGCTTCCTTTACCGCAACGACTGCCACAGGAATTGGGTTGGGTGGCAATCATTGGTTTAATGCTTTTGGGAATAATGACTATCCCAACTTAGTCGGCACCCCTAGTCAGTTTGCGTTTGACCTTTCTCAACCCGGAAGTGTCATCAATGCGGGTAATCTCGCCGTGTCGCCGGGACAAAATCTAATGTTACTTGGGGGCAGTGTACTCAATACCGGGACAGTGAGTGCTCCCGGAGGAACGATTACCCTTGCTGCCGTACCGGGTGAGAATTTAGTCCGAATTAGCCAACCCGGACACGTACTCAGTATCGAGATTGAATCCAAGACAGCAGGAGGACAGACGATAGCCTTTAACCCCGTTAATTTGCCCACACTACTCACGGGCACAATCGGCAGTGGGGGAGTGCCCTCGTCTGCGGTTCCCACAGAGGCAGGAACCATTATGGTTTCTGGGACTCTGGATGCTTCTAATTCAACTGGGGGGAAGATAGGCGGTAACGTCAATGTTTTAGGGACAAATGTCAATCTCGTTGAAGCCAATATCAACGCCTCTGGAAGTGATGGCGGTGGCACCGTACTCATCGGTGGAGATTATCGCGGGTTAGGCACAGTACCCAATGCTGAGTTTACCGATGTAGACAGCAATACCACCCTTCAAGCGAATGCTCTCACACAGGGAGATGGTGGCAAAGTTGTTGTTTGGGGGAATAACACCACGACCTTCCAAGGTCAGATTACAGCACAGGGGGGTGCTTTCGGGGGTAATGGTGGGTTTGCGGAAGTATCCGGTGCTCAGACGTTGAAGTATCAGGGTGTAACAAATTTACTGGCACCCAATGGACAGACGGGAAACTTACTGTTAGACCCCGAAACCTTTATCATTGCCAATGTAGGCGGGGACATTACCCCAGAGGGCGTAGCCGCTGCCCTGACAACTGCCAATGTCACCTTTGATGCTACCAATTTCCTCACTGTTAGTGATGCGATTAACTCCACGAGTGGGTTTAATTTAACCCTAGATGCACCCACGATTAACCTGAATGCACCCATTACCCTAGGGGGTCAACTCTTGGGTACAGCCAACAATACCACCGTGAATGTGGGGTTGGCTGGCAGGATTCAAAATGGCATAGATGTGGCAACCAGTGGAGCAAATGTCAATCTCGCCCCTGGAACCTTCACTGAGTCCGTCACGATTAACAAATCCCTCACGTTAACGGGTGCAGGCGCTGGGAATACTACCGTAAGTGGCAACAATACCTTCCGAGTATTTAATATTTCTGCTGCTAATGTCACTTTGGATGGTTTGACGATTACCAATGGACGCGCCGATAGTGGCGGTGGCATTCTCTACACGGGGACGGGCACGCTAAATATTACCAATAGCATTATCACAGGCAATCAAGCCATCGGTGCCAATGGTGCAAATGGCAGTAACGTTGGTGCGGGTGGTGGTGGCGGTGGCGGCGCGGGACTTGGTGGCGGCCTGTTCATCAATGGAAATGGTACAGTCACGGTGACCAATTCGACTTTTGCTGGCAATCAGGCCATTGGTGGCAATGGTGGTCAGGGATTCCCAAATAATGGGGTATTTGATGGTACGGGTGGCAATGGTGGTGGCGCTAACCCAGGCATCGGCGGGACTCCCGGTAACCCTGGTGGTGCGGGGGGGTTTGCCAGTGGTGGTGGCGGCGGCGGTGGTTCTGACGAGGTGGGTGGGGCTGGCGGTGCGGGTGGTTTCGGCGGTGGTGCGGGGGGCGGCGGCGGTCGTACGGGTGGGTTTAGCGGTAACCCCAGTAATCCTCCCGGTTTCGGCGGGGGTACGGGTGGACAGGGTCAATTTAGTGCGGCAGGTGGCGGTGGTGGCGGTGCTGGATTCGGTGGCGCGATTTTTGTCAATTCTGGCTCTTTGTCGGTGAATAACAGCACCTTTGTGAACAATTCATCGGCGGGCGGAGTTGGTGGTACCGGGGGTTTTGGCGGTGATGGTGGTGCAGGGCAAGGGACAGGCGGTGCGATTTTTGTGAATACGGGTAATGCCACGCTGACCAACAATACCCTCAGCGGCAACACGGCGAGTCACAGTGGCGGCGGCATTTATAACTTAAATGGCACCACCAGCCTTAATCATCTGACGATCGCAAATAATACCGCAACTCTGGGCAATGGTGGCGGCCTCGTTAATAATGGCGGTACTGTCAATGTCCGCAACACGCTGATTGCCAATAATAATCATCCCACGTCCCCCGATGTGTTTGGCCTCTTCACCGACTTGGGGAACAACCTGATTGGCAATAGTGCAGGCAGCACCAGTTTCACCACCAGCACTCTCGTGGGGACAACCACGAACCCCATCAACCCCCTACTCGCACCTCTGCAAAATAATGGCGGTGCTACCCAGACTCATGGGTTGCTTCCTGGCAGTCCCGCCCTTAATGCAGGGGCGACGGTTACAGGTGTCACCACCGACCAACGAGGTGTATCCCGCACAGGGATTGGTGACCCGGTTCCTGATATTGGTGCCTATGAAGCGATTCGAGTGTTATTCGGCAATCCCACTTACAGTATTAATACTAATGCAACCCAAGCGGCGATCGCGGTTCAGGTAGACCGCACGCCTGCAATTGGCACTGGCGGAAATATCAACGTTAACTATAATACCGCTGATGGCACGGCAATCTCTGGCACCGACTACAGCACAACCACGGGAACCCTCACGTTCACCAATTCGGTCACCCGCCAGACGTTTAATGTCCCTATTCTGAGTACGGCGAGGAATAATCGCACCGTTAATCTCAGCCTGACGAATCCTAAAAATGCTGTTTTGGGGAGTCCCAATTCTGCCCTGCTGACTCTCCTCCAACCTCTTCCCCTCCCGTCTCCGTCACCCTCTCCCATACCGTCTCCTTCTCCCACACCGTCACCCTCTCCTACCCCGACAACCGTTAATCCTGTTGACTTGACGTTACCCCAGAAACCGCTAGAGCCAGCACCGATTCAAAACAACAACTCTCAACCTTTAGAGAGGGCTGTGGAGAGTATTGACCAATCCTCCAGCACGGATTTTGAGCAATATCTCGGCGTGGGCGAAACACCAGGTATCAGCTTAGTGCAAGCTCGAAATCTCCTGCGTGGCATAGAAAGTTCGACAGGGGTCAAACCTGCGGTTATTTATGCTATTTTTGTCCCGGAAAGTGTGACTCCATCGCCTGCCTCGTCTCAAGGTTTAGAGGAAGATTCGGCAGAACTTTTACTGTTACGCTCCCTAAAGCCGAGTCCGCGCGATCGTTTAGAATTGATTTTAATTTCTGGTACCGGTAAACCCATCCGCAAATCCGTCAATATCACCCGTGCCGAAGTGATAGCTATGGCGGAAAAGTTTCGATTTACGGTGACCAATGCCCGCGATGCTTTAGGCTATCTCACCCCAGCCCGAAAAATGTATCAGTGGCTGATGGCTCCCTTAGAAGCTGACATTGAGCAGCGAGGGATTAAAAATTTGACCTATATCACCGACAGTGGGTTACGCACCATCCCCTTAGCTGCTCTCCACGATGGTAAAGGGTTTATTGTCGAACGTTACAGTATCGGCTTGATGCCCAGTCTTTCTCTCACGGATACCCGTTATGGTGATATCCACTCATCCGAGGTACTCGCCATGGGAGCTAGTGAGTTTAAAGACAATAAGCCCTTACCTGCCGTACCTGTAGAATTGAGTGTCATTACCCAAGCTTGGCAAGGTTTATCGTTTCTCAATCAAGGCTTTACCCTGGAAAACCTGAAGTCGCAACGGGCAAAAACTCCCTTTGGCATTATCCACCTAGCGACTCATGCCGAATTTCTGCCAGGGAAACCCGCCAACTCTTATATTCAGTTACAAGACCAGAAGTTGGCTCCGTTGCAACTTAAGTCTGTGGGGTGGGCGAACCCGCCTGTGGAGTTATTGGTGCTGTCTGCCTGCCGCACGGCGGTAGGAGATGAGGAAGTGGAATTAGGCTTTGCGGGGTTAGCCATACAAGCGGGAGTTAAATCGGCCTTAGCTAGTCTGTGGTATGTCAATGATGAAGCGACATTGGGGTTAATGAGTGAGTTTTACCAACAACTCAAAACGGCTCCCATTAAAGCCGAGGCTCTGCGAAAGGTACAGTTGGCGATGATATCAGGAAAGGTGCATATCCAAAATCAGCAGTTGCTAACTAGCGAGGGTGAGTTTCCCTTGCCTACGGAGTTAAGGGGTACTGGTGACAGAGGTTTTTCCCATCCCTATTATTGGAGTGGCTTTACGATGATCGGTAATCCCTGGTAA
- a CDS encoding DUF7507 domain-containing protein yields the protein MKSLLPQLGSFELLFTAFLTAFFVAGASPLTAQTEIKNSASASGGNLPDVVQSNETVLTAGQAVLQLVKTADRAAAEPGDTVIYRLALTNTGEVPANQITITDTPPLGVRFLPESLQGALTTGSTTTPVSLPPAVTADRQITFTYPRLAPGETLTVIYASVVTPDAVRGDGRNVARESRSNLAAFQLRIRQGILSDCATIVGRVFVDKNFDGQQQPGEPGVPNAVLFMDDGNRITTDANGLFSLVNVIAGHRTATLDLSSLPGYSLAPNIKFIEGNSQSRLVRLEPGGMARMNFAVTPAYGEQQQ from the coding sequence ATGAAATCTTTATTACCGCAGTTGGGCAGTTTTGAACTGCTTTTCACTGCATTTCTGACCGCATTCTTCGTCGCTGGTGCGTCACCGCTTACCGCTCAAACTGAAATTAAAAATTCCGCTTCCGCATCCGGAGGGAATTTACCAGACGTTGTTCAGTCCAATGAAACTGTACTGACCGCTGGTCAAGCCGTTCTTCAATTAGTCAAAACCGCAGACCGCGCTGCGGCTGAACCCGGTGATACCGTCATTTATCGCCTCGCACTGACCAACACCGGAGAGGTTCCAGCCAATCAGATTACGATAACCGACACGCCACCACTAGGAGTGCGGTTTTTACCAGAGTCATTGCAAGGCGCACTCACCACAGGCAGTACCACCACACCCGTGAGTTTGCCTCCGGCAGTAACAGCAGACCGGCAAATCACTTTTACCTATCCCAGACTCGCGCCGGGGGAGACACTCACAGTGATTTATGCCTCGGTGGTCACACCAGACGCCGTCCGGGGGGATGGGAGAAATGTGGCGCGGGAGTCTCGCAGCAATCTAGCCGCCTTTCAACTCCGGATTCGACAGGGCATTTTATCCGACTGTGCCACTATCGTCGGTCGGGTATTTGTCGATAAAAACTTTGACGGGCAGCAGCAACCTGGAGAACCGGGAGTACCGAATGCGGTGCTTTTCATGGATGACGGCAATCGCATCACCACCGATGCCAATGGCTTATTCTCGTTAGTCAACGTCATCGCCGGCCATCGCACAGCCACGTTGGATTTGAGCAGTCTGCCGGGATACAGCCTTGCGCCAAACATCAAATTTATTGAAGGCAATAGCCAGTCACGCCTGGTACGGCTCGAACCGGGCGGAATGGCTCGGATGAATTTTGCCGTGACACCCGCTTATGGGGAGCAACAGCAATGA
- a CDS encoding L-lactate dehydrogenase, which yields MLDSLFTTVSHPTQDLIPHRRPRKGVIVGAGQVGMACAYSLLIQNVFDEMVIVDVNTEKLEGEVMDLNHGLPFVQPTIIRSGTLADGEDADIVIITAGAKQKPGESRLELVQRNLEIFKGLIPQVVKYCSKAILLIVTNPVDIMTYVSLKLSGLPNSSVIGSGTVLDTARFRYLLAEKFQLDSRSLHAYIIGEHGDSEVPVWSKVNISGMQLFQEDANEEKLADMDRIKPIFEQVKNAAYEVIQRKGATSYAIGLGVTQIVQSILRNQNRLLTVSSLIHGFEGIDDVCLSLPAVVNRQGVSRTLNLTLTPTEKEKLQHSARVLRQTIEKLDLSS from the coding sequence ATGCTGGATTCTCTATTCACGACTGTCTCCCATCCTACTCAAGATTTGATTCCCCATCGCCGTCCTCGTAAAGGTGTGATTGTTGGTGCAGGACAGGTGGGAATGGCTTGTGCGTACTCCCTGCTGATTCAAAATGTCTTTGATGAAATGGTGATTGTTGATGTCAACACCGAAAAACTGGAAGGGGAGGTGATGGACTTGAATCACGGCTTACCTTTCGTTCAGCCTACCATTATCCGCTCAGGAACCTTAGCTGATGGAGAGGATGCTGATATTGTTATTATTACGGCTGGAGCTAAACAGAAGCCAGGAGAGAGTCGTTTAGAGCTAGTGCAACGCAATTTAGAGATATTTAAAGGCTTAATTCCCCAAGTCGTTAAGTATTGTTCCAAAGCTATTTTGCTGATTGTGACGAACCCAGTAGACATCATGACTTATGTCTCTCTCAAATTATCAGGGTTGCCAAATTCAAGTGTGATTGGTTCGGGGACGGTACTGGATACGGCTCGTTTTCGTTATCTATTGGCGGAGAAGTTTCAGCTTGATTCTCGGAGTTTACATGCTTACATTATTGGTGAGCATGGCGATAGTGAAGTTCCGGTTTGGAGCAAAGTTAATATATCAGGAATGCAACTGTTTCAAGAAGATGCAAATGAAGAAAAATTAGCAGACATGGATAGGATTAAACCCATTTTTGAACAAGTCAAGAATGCAGCTTATGAGGTGATTCAACGCAAAGGCGCAACCAGTTATGCGATTGGCTTGGGTGTCACCCAGATTGTTCAATCCATTTTACGCAATCAAAATCGACTGCTAACGGTTAGTAGCCTGATTCATGGGTTTGAGGGTATTGACGATGTTTGTTTAAGTCTGCCAGCGGTGGTAAATCGTCAAGGAGTTAGCCGGACTTTAAATCTCACGCTGACTCCCACAGAAAAGGAGAAATTACAGCATTCAGCCAGAGTTTTGCGGCAAACGATTGAAAAACTCGACCTTTCATCTTAA
- a CDS encoding NAD(P)-dependent oxidoreductase produces MNQQIAFLGLGVMGGYMAANLAQGGYSVKAWNRTPNRPGVEVAASGGATIVSSIREAVETADIIFSCVGDVPDVEEVILGAGGVAEFAKPGALVIDTSTIGPNAARKIGSTLNKHNLRFLDAPISGGDIGAKNGTLTIMVGGEPTDFEESKSVLEVLGKTIRLCGSIGSGQAVKLSNQVLCALHMVGLCEAMQLAQQQGIDPNLIVEVCSTGAAGSWALANLGPKIIESDFRPGFMIKHILKDLRLVQESLKESGEELPGVEMSDRLFKMVQELDNGMGGEQGTQAMIRAYHL; encoded by the coding sequence ATGAACCAACAAATTGCCTTTCTCGGACTCGGTGTAATGGGTGGTTATATGGCAGCAAATTTGGCGCAAGGGGGTTACTCCGTCAAAGCTTGGAATCGTACCCCCAATCGTCCTGGTGTAGAAGTCGCCGCGAGTGGGGGTGCAACCATCGTGTCCTCCATTCGCGAAGCCGTTGAGACAGCAGATATCATCTTTTCCTGCGTCGGTGATGTGCCTGATGTGGAGGAAGTCATCCTCGGCGCTGGAGGAGTTGCCGAGTTTGCCAAACCTGGCGCTTTAGTGATTGATACCAGTACCATTGGCCCAAATGCGGCACGAAAGATAGGAAGCACACTTAACAAACACAACCTCCGCTTTTTGGATGCACCGATTTCAGGTGGAGACATTGGGGCAAAAAATGGCACTCTAACGATCATGGTTGGCGGAGAACCAACTGATTTTGAGGAGAGTAAGTCAGTATTAGAAGTTCTGGGGAAAACCATTCGCCTTTGTGGTTCAATCGGTAGCGGTCAGGCTGTAAAACTGTCTAATCAAGTTCTGTGTGCACTCCACATGGTGGGTTTATGCGAGGCGATGCAGCTAGCCCAACAACAAGGAATCGACCCTAACTTAATTGTAGAAGTTTGCAGCACTGGTGCGGCTGGGTCGTGGGCGCTAGCTAATCTGGGGCCAAAAATCATTGAGTCGGATTTTCGTCCTGGTTTTATGATTAAACACATCCTTAAAGATTTGAGGTTAGTGCAGGAAAGCCTCAAAGAATCGGGTGAAGAATTGCCTGGAGTGGAAATGAGCGATCGCTTATTTAAAATGGTTCAAGAACTGGATAACGGGATGGGTGGTGAGCAAGGAACTCAGGCTATGATTCGTGCTTACCATTTATAG
- a CDS encoding OmpA family protein: MQYNLLEFSVMRGVNRPASNLNKAEEGRQEAEVSQVCPSLVERKRNNKPFAWLFLSFDQKRPKAEDRRHEKECPLPFAFYLPQLLLLSVLVAPLRATAQPTNSVSVVVNSNQDGLIQPDNRLTLREAIAIVNGQLSLEQLSQAEKAQVRPLDANTASRIEFNLPPDQTTIYLQSLLPSLASPGLVVDGTTQPGYDPTRSATAEIEIPIPVVALAPAPNQEVLRGLTIVADNITVRGLSLYGFGKWGGATLNTPPGDIVIERSPAFPDVTLQPPTSSLDLRSPKPNSKPSESQPPKNVAIELNWLGIPPNGQMPSQLSAFGLYVFNSLGTTIRRNRIANHQGSGIITGAQAENMLVTENIIVGNGLAGMPDAIRLEGQIDQSQITGNLICGNDGSGVYLFKPKGAVQIRNNQITSNGRRLRQAAVYLMGNNHQVMDNQISYQSGPGVVVTAYPQNDVQQNRSSSRNIIENNRFAQLEGLSIDLNTQQNVNPIHFQRGDGPNPLRNSPNRREETGNAAINAPQFLSSEFFVLGTEVKLFGKADPGSTVEVYRVRENTTIPYGPLSEPLTSVATDEQGDFSVTVDNLQPGDKVSAIATHPQYGTSEPALNARVLAADGTGTAQPDVPSGVIPPCTTAQVPPNPPEPTPPPEQLRLSVARNIHFALDQSTISPESAVILDQIVAVMRSYPFLTVDIQGHTDPRASAAYNQALGMRRAIAARNYLLRQGIAPERLTIRSFGELERRTTGSDVVDYARDRRVEFIFQDTRGLEIIFENQETDLQVEPRGGSR, encoded by the coding sequence GTGCAATACAACTTATTGGAATTTTCGGTCATGCGGGGAGTCAACCGTCCAGCGTCAAACTTGAACAAGGCAGAAGAAGGAAGGCAGGAGGCAGAAGTTAGCCAAGTTTGCCCTTCTCTGGTGGAAAGAAAGCGCAACAACAAGCCTTTTGCCTGGTTATTTTTGAGTTTTGACCAAAAAAGGCCGAAGGCAGAAGACAGGAGGCATGAGAAGGAATGCCCTTTGCCCTTTGCCTTCTACCTTCCTCAATTGCTCCTGCTGAGTGTTTTAGTCGCGCCACTGAGGGCGACAGCCCAGCCGACCAATTCTGTATCCGTGGTGGTGAATAGTAATCAGGATGGCCTGATTCAACCCGACAATCGCTTAACCTTGCGGGAGGCGATCGCCATTGTCAACGGTCAGCTCAGTCTAGAACAATTGAGTCAGGCGGAAAAAGCCCAAGTTCGACCCCTCGATGCCAATACAGCCTCTCGCATTGAATTTAATTTACCTCCAGACCAAACCACCATTTACCTCCAAAGCCTATTACCATCCCTAGCCAGTCCGGGATTAGTGGTGGATGGGACAACCCAACCGGGTTATGATCCAACCCGTTCAGCAACCGCAGAAATTGAAATTCCCATTCCTGTGGTGGCTCTAGCACCCGCACCCAACCAAGAAGTCCTGCGGGGACTCACGATTGTTGCCGATAACATCACCGTGCGGGGTTTAAGCCTCTATGGCTTTGGCAAGTGGGGTGGGGCGACACTCAACACCCCACCGGGAGATATTGTGATCGAGCGGAGTCCTGCATTTCCTGATGTCACACTCCAGCCACCCACCTCTAGTTTGGATTTGAGGAGTCCTAAACCTAACTCAAAACCCAGCGAATCCCAGCCACCGAAGAATGTCGCGATTGAACTGAATTGGTTGGGTATCCCACCCAATGGGCAAATGCCCAGTCAGTTATCAGCCTTTGGCTTGTATGTGTTTAACAGTCTAGGTACCACCATTCGACGCAACCGCATTGCCAATCATCAGGGCAGTGGCATCATTACCGGCGCTCAAGCCGAGAATATGTTGGTAACAGAGAACATCATCGTGGGTAATGGGCTAGCTGGAATGCCCGATGCCATTCGCCTCGAAGGGCAGATTGACCAGTCACAAATTACAGGCAATTTAATTTGTGGCAATGATGGCAGTGGGGTGTATTTGTTTAAGCCCAAGGGTGCTGTACAAATTCGCAATAACCAAATCACCTCGAACGGCAGACGCTTGCGTCAGGCGGCTGTTTACCTGATGGGCAATAATCATCAGGTGATGGATAACCAAATTAGTTATCAGTCGGGGCCGGGTGTGGTGGTGACGGCTTATCCCCAAAACGACGTTCAGCAGAATCGCTCCTCTTCGCGCAACATCATTGAGAACAATCGCTTTGCCCAACTCGAAGGGTTGAGTATTGACCTCAACACCCAACAGAATGTTAACCCGATTCATTTTCAACGGGGGGATGGCCCGAATCCTCTCCGGAATTCGCCCAACCGACGGGAAGAAACGGGGAATGCGGCGATTAATGCGCCGCAGTTTCTCAGTTCAGAGTTTTTTGTGTTGGGAACAGAGGTGAAGCTGTTTGGCAAGGCTGATCCGGGTTCAACGGTTGAAGTGTATCGAGTTCGGGAAAATACAACAATCCCCTATGGCCCGTTAAGTGAACCCCTCACGAGTGTGGCGACCGATGAGCAAGGGGATTTTAGCGTCACGGTGGATAATTTACAGCCTGGGGACAAAGTCAGCGCGATCGCCACTCATCCCCAGTACGGCACCTCTGAACCGGCGCTCAATGCCAGGGTTCTTGCGGCGGATGGGACTGGCACAGCCCAACCTGATGTACCCTCTGGTGTGATTCCCCCATGTACGACGGCACAAGTACCACCCAATCCCCCAGAACCGACTCCTCCACCAGAACAACTAAGGCTGTCTGTTGCGCGGAATATCCATTTCGCTCTCGACCAATCCACCATCAGTCCAGAAAGCGCCGTCATCCTCGACCAAATTGTTGCGGTGATGCGCTCTTATCCCTTTCTCACCGTTGACATTCAGGGTCACACTGACCCCCGTGCCAGTGCGGCCTACAACCAAGCCTTAGGAATGCGTCGTGCGATCGCCGCACGAAATTACCTGTTGCGTCAAGGAATTGCTCCAGAACGCTTGACAATTCGGTCATTTGGTGAATTAGAACGCCGAACCACGGGCAGTGACGTTGTGGATTATGCACGCGATCGCCGCGTAGAGTTCATCTTCCAAGATACGAGAGGCTTGGAAATCATCTTTGAAAATCAAGAAACCGACTTGCAAGTAGAACCTAGGGGAGGATCGAGGTAG